From a single Herbiconiux sp. SALV-R1 genomic region:
- a CDS encoding SprT-like domain-containing protein, whose product MADLQRVTRWANALIALHLDARVWSFGFDNAKTRAGQCNYTAHRITVSRYLAARYEDDEIHQILLHEVAHALAGPAAAHGPRWVAVAREIGYEGSRLHDGERADELAPWIGHCPAGHEYFRHRRPKNRVSCSVCARGFSSAHLIVWTRRDVAATRRAIHRAAR is encoded by the coding sequence ATGGCCGATCTGCAGCGGGTGACGCGGTGGGCGAACGCCCTCATCGCGCTGCACCTGGATGCGCGTGTCTGGTCGTTCGGGTTCGACAATGCGAAGACGCGGGCGGGCCAGTGCAACTACACGGCCCACCGCATCACGGTGTCGCGGTATCTGGCGGCGCGGTATGAGGACGACGAGATCCACCAGATCCTGCTGCACGAGGTAGCACACGCGCTGGCTGGGCCGGCGGCAGCGCACGGACCGCGGTGGGTGGCCGTGGCGCGCGAGATCGGCTACGAGGGCTCGCGCCTCCACGACGGCGAGCGCGCCGACGAACTCGCGCCCTGGATCGGCCACTGCCCCGCCGGCCACGAGTACTTCCGCCATCGGCGCCCGAAGAACCGCGTCTCGTGCAGCGTGTGTGCCCGCGGCTTCAGCTCCGCCCACCTCATCGTCTGGACCCGCCGCGACGTCGCCGCCACCCGCCGCGCGATCCATCGCGCCGCCCGCTGA
- a CDS encoding sorbosone dehydrogenase family protein codes for MQAAPRLTKTATRTMSVAAAALSATLLAGCAAGDDTTARSTATPTAARPTPSMTATPSPAPTSTPAPAAAEDLGPLVPSGDPTPIASNLPAPWSIATLADGSVLVSERDDARIVEIVGDQAVPVATVEGVEAAGEGGLMGLAVLEGASGNWVYAMHTAASDNRVVRMALGGTAGAHIFGAPEPVLTGLPKASNHNGGRIAFGPDGMLYVTAGDASSGTNAQTLDSLGGKILRVTPEGAVPADNPFPGSPVYSLGHRNPQGIGWAADGTMWAAEFGQNTWDELNVITPGANYGWPVVEGIGGDPAFVDPVQQWATDDASPSGIAVVGDTVFMAGLGGERLWSIQFDGRVNEHYAGQLGRIRDVARGPGSTLYLVTNNTDGRGDPRAGDDVLYRVEVAPLG; via the coding sequence ATGCAGGCGGCACCACGACTGACGAAGACGGCGACGCGCACGATGTCGGTCGCGGCAGCGGCACTGTCGGCGACGCTCCTGGCCGGATGCGCGGCGGGCGACGACACGACCGCGCGGTCCACGGCGACACCGACCGCCGCCAGGCCGACTCCGTCCATGACCGCGACCCCCTCCCCCGCGCCGACCTCGACGCCGGCGCCCGCCGCCGCTGAGGACCTCGGGCCCCTCGTGCCCTCGGGCGACCCGACCCCGATCGCCTCGAACCTTCCCGCCCCGTGGTCGATCGCCACCCTCGCCGACGGCTCGGTGCTCGTGAGCGAACGCGACGACGCACGGATCGTCGAGATCGTCGGCGACCAAGCGGTTCCCGTGGCGACCGTGGAGGGGGTGGAGGCCGCGGGAGAAGGCGGACTGATGGGGCTCGCGGTGCTGGAGGGAGCATCCGGGAACTGGGTCTACGCGATGCACACCGCAGCCTCCGACAACCGGGTGGTGCGCATGGCACTCGGCGGAACGGCCGGCGCGCACATCTTCGGAGCGCCCGAGCCCGTGCTCACCGGCCTGCCAAAAGCGTCGAACCACAACGGCGGGCGCATCGCGTTCGGGCCCGACGGCATGCTCTACGTCACCGCGGGCGACGCCAGCTCGGGCACGAACGCGCAGACGCTCGACTCGCTGGGCGGCAAGATCCTGCGGGTGACGCCCGAGGGGGCGGTGCCCGCGGACAACCCGTTCCCGGGCTCGCCGGTGTATTCGCTGGGGCACCGGAACCCCCAGGGCATCGGGTGGGCCGCCGACGGCACGATGTGGGCTGCGGAGTTCGGACAGAACACGTGGGACGAGCTGAACGTCATCACCCCGGGCGCGAACTACGGGTGGCCGGTCGTCGAGGGGATCGGCGGAGACCCGGCGTTCGTCGACCCCGTGCAGCAGTGGGCGACCGACGACGCCTCCCCGTCGGGCATCGCCGTGGTGGGCGACACCGTGTTCATGGCGGGGCTCGGCGGGGAGCGGTTGTGGAGCATCCAGTTCGACGGGCGGGTGAACGAGCACTACGCGGGGCAGCTGGGGCGCATCCGCGACGTGGCGCGGGGGCCGGGGTCGACGCTGTACCTCGTGACGAACAACACGGATGGGCGGGGGGACCCGCGGGCGGGGGACGACGTGCTGTACCGGGTGGAGGTGGCGCCGCTGGGGTGA
- a CDS encoding spermidine synthase — protein MARERDRRGMRIEHPSARLSDGMLATIEPDRFRPGSHVLIVDGTPQSHVDLDDPSYLSFEYVRRIGHGIDLLAPAGEAITAVHLGGGAFTLPRYVEATRPGSRQQVVEIDSGLVEFVRRELPLPRSASIRVRHGDAREVLEKLPTGILGAVDLVVVDVFAGARTPAHVTSAEFYRAVAGVLAPRGVVAVNIADGAGLAFARSQAATLAHVFPAVAVAADPQMLKAKRFGNVVAFASASELPFETMPRLLAGDPVAAKLVTGRELENFIAGAAVATDQTATRSPAPARSVFAVDRRAAE, from the coding sequence ATGGCACGCGAACGCGACAGACGAGGGATGCGGATCGAGCATCCGTCGGCCCGGTTGAGCGACGGAATGCTCGCCACCATCGAGCCCGATCGCTTCCGGCCCGGGTCACATGTGCTCATCGTCGACGGCACGCCGCAGTCGCACGTCGACCTCGACGACCCGAGCTACCTCTCGTTCGAGTACGTCAGGCGCATCGGGCACGGCATCGACCTGCTCGCGCCCGCTGGCGAGGCCATCACGGCGGTGCACCTCGGCGGCGGCGCGTTCACGCTGCCCCGCTACGTCGAGGCGACCCGGCCCGGGTCGCGGCAGCAGGTCGTGGAGATCGACAGCGGGCTGGTGGAGTTCGTGCGCCGGGAGCTGCCGCTGCCGCGGAGCGCTTCGATCAGGGTGCGGCACGGGGATGCGCGAGAGGTGCTCGAGAAGCTGCCCACCGGCATACTCGGGGCGGTCGATCTCGTCGTCGTCGACGTGTTCGCCGGAGCGCGCACGCCCGCGCACGTCACCAGCGCGGAGTTCTACCGGGCGGTCGCCGGGGTGCTGGCGCCGCGAGGGGTGGTCGCCGTGAACATCGCCGACGGCGCCGGGCTCGCCTTCGCGCGGAGTCAGGCGGCGACGCTCGCGCACGTGTTCCCGGCGGTGGCGGTGGCGGCCGATCCGCAGATGCTGAAGGCGAAGCGGTTCGGGAACGTGGTGGCGTTCGCCTCGGCGAGTGAGCTGCCGTTCGAGACGATGCCGCGGCTGCTGGCGGGCGATCCGGTGGCGGCCAAGCTCGTGACGGGGCGGGAGCTCGAGAACTTCATCGCGGGGGCGGCGGTGGCGACGGATCAGACGGCGACCAGGTCGCCGGCACCGGCGCGGAGCGTGTTCGCGGTGGATCGGCGGGCTGCGGAGTAG